A single window of Nicotiana tomentosiformis chromosome 1, ASM39032v3, whole genome shotgun sequence DNA harbors:
- the LOC104113215 gene encoding mannan endo-1,4-beta-mannosidase 1-like: protein MSFTRTSCISGLLLLFLALTCEARVPRNANVGFIAVKGAHFELNGSPFLFNGFNSYWLMHVAAESSERYKVTEVLKDGSAAGLSVCRTWAFSDGGDRALQISPGVYDERVFQGLDFVISEAKKYGVRLILSFVNNWNDFGGKAQYAQWARNAGAQINSDDDFYTHPMLKSYYKNHIKNVVTRFNTITRVAYKDDPTIMAWELINEPRDQADYSGKTINAWVQEMASFVKSLDNKHLLEVGMEGFYGDSVPERKQVNPDYQVGTDFISNHLINEIDFATIHLYTDQWVSGQSDEAQLAWMQRWVTSHWEDAKTILKKPLVLAEFGKSSRGQGYSLSSRDTFMSIVYRNIYNLAKEGGTMAGSLVWQLMAQGMENYDDGYCIVLGQNPSTAGIISGQSHAMTTLANLVHSPLE from the exons ATGTCTTTTACAAGAACGAGCTGTATTTCTGGCCTTTTGCTCTTATTTTTAGCTCTCACATGTGAAGCTAGGGTTCCAAGAAATGCTAATGTAGGGTTTATAGCAGTTAAGGGTGCCCATTTTGAACTCAATGGATCCCCCTTTTTATTCAATGGTTTCAACTCCTATTGGTTGATGCATGTTGCTGCTGAATCAAGTGAGAGGTACAAAGTCACTGAGGTTCTTAAAGATGGATCTGCTGCTGGTCTTTCTGTTTGTCGCACGTGGGCTTTTAGTGATGGAGGTGACAGAGCATTACAAATATCACCTGGCGTTTATGATGAACGAGTTTTTCAG GGTTTGGATTTTGTGATCTCGGAAGCTAAGAAATATGGTGTTCGCTTAATCTTGAGCTTTGTAAACAACTGGAATGACTTTGGAGGAAAAGCTCAATATGCCCAATGGGCACGAAATGCAGGGGCTCAGATTAATAGCGACGATGATTTCTATACTCATCCTATGCTCAAAAGTTATTACAAGAATCACATCAAG AATGTCGTTACAAGATTCAATACGATTACTAGAGTTGCTTACAAAGATGATCCAACAATCATGGCATGGGAACTCATTAATGAGCCACGCGACCAAGCTGACTATTCTGGAAAAACCATTAAT GCTTGGGTTCAAGAAATGGCAAGTTTTGTGAAGTCACTAGACAACAAACACTTGTTGGAGGTAGGAATGGAGGGATTCTATGGTGATTCGGTTCCTGAAAGGAAACAAGTTAATCCTGATTATCAAGTCGGAACAGATTTTATCAGTAACCATCTTATCAATGAGATAGATTTTGCCACTATCCACTTATACACTGATCAATG GGTATCCGGACAAAGCGATGAAGCACAATTAGCATGGATGCAAAGGTGGGTTACAAGCCATTGGGAAGATGCAAAAACTATACTAAAGAAACCTCTAGTGCTAGCTGAATTTGGCAAGTCTAGTAGAGGTCAAGGATACAGTCTTAGTTCAAGAGATACATTCATGAGTATTGTATATAGGAATATCTACAATTTGGCAAAAGAAGGGGGAACTATGGCAGGAAGCTTAGTATGGCAACTTATGGCACAAGGAATGGAGAATTATGATGATGGTTATTGTATTGTTTTGGGACAAAATCCTTCAACTGCAGGAATTATTTCAGGCCAATCACATGCCATGACAACTTTGGCTAATCTTGTTCATAGCCCTCTAGAGTGA